In one window of Sphingomonas sp. BGYR3 DNA:
- a CDS encoding glucoamylase family protein yields MFDRRKFVGSAGLGLAGLMAGCTPRSAPPAPAGPIAVDGWTVLNDRPALDVEVSPLIDDIQRRAFRYFWEVTDEKTGMAPDRWPTPSFVSIAAIGFALTAYPIGASHGWVTREAAAQRTLTTLEFLAKAPMGDTPTGVSGYRGFFYHFLGSTRGYRFSLSELSTIDTALLMAGVLFVQSWFDDAASPVEARIRELAEQLYQAVEWPWITPRAPFVSMGWHPESGFIRSDWDIYNEGMILYILGLGSPTHPLADGTWDAWAARFEPSWSNRWGEPHLHFAPMFGHQYSHVWVDFRGIRDSFMSAKGIDYFENSRRATYAQRNYAVENPGGWAGYGADCWGLTACDGPGDFRMNTGGSDRQFFSYSARGPGERDDGTLAPTALLGSMPFAPEIIEPTVQAMYFRYGEQLYDKYGFLDAFNLTITRRPPEPFKHGELRPGLGWVDKDYLGIDQGPIVAMIENHRSGLVWETMKKNPHIRRGLQRAGFTGGWLSA; encoded by the coding sequence TTGTTCGACAGACGGAAGTTTGTGGGATCGGCGGGGCTCGGCCTTGCCGGTCTGATGGCGGGATGCACCCCGCGTTCGGCCCCGCCCGCCCCGGCAGGTCCGATTGCGGTGGATGGCTGGACCGTCCTCAACGACCGGCCCGCGCTGGACGTGGAGGTCAGCCCGCTGATCGACGATATCCAGCGCCGCGCCTTTCGCTATTTCTGGGAAGTGACGGATGAAAAGACCGGCATGGCGCCGGATCGCTGGCCCACCCCGTCCTTTGTCTCGATTGCGGCCATCGGCTTTGCGCTGACCGCCTATCCGATCGGGGCAAGCCATGGCTGGGTCACGCGGGAGGCGGCGGCACAGCGCACGCTGACCACGCTGGAGTTCCTGGCCAAGGCGCCGATGGGCGACACGCCGACCGGCGTTTCGGGCTATCGCGGATTTTTCTACCATTTTCTGGGTTCGACGCGCGGCTACCGCTTTTCGCTGTCGGAACTGTCCACCATCGACACCGCCCTGCTGATGGCTGGCGTGCTGTTCGTGCAAAGCTGGTTCGACGATGCAGCCAGCCCGGTGGAAGCGCGCATCCGCGAACTGGCCGAACAGCTGTACCAGGCCGTCGAATGGCCGTGGATCACCCCGCGCGCGCCATTCGTGTCGATGGGCTGGCACCCGGAAAGCGGCTTCATCCGGTCGGACTGGGACATCTATAACGAAGGGATGATCCTTTACATCCTGGGGCTCGGCTCGCCCACGCATCCGCTGGCCGATGGCACCTGGGATGCCTGGGCCGCCCGGTTCGAACCCAGCTGGTCGAACCGGTGGGGCGAACCGCACCTGCATTTCGCCCCGATGTTCGGCCATCAATACAGCCATGTCTGGGTGGATTTCCGGGGCATCCGCGATTCCTTCATGTCCGCCAAGGGCATCGATTATTTTGAAAACAGCCGCCGCGCGACCTATGCGCAGCGCAACTATGCCGTCGAAAATCCCGGCGGATGGGCGGGATATGGTGCCGATTGCTGGGGCCTTACCGCGTGCGACGGACCGGGCGATTTCCGGATGAACACGGGCGGCAGCGACCGGCAGTTCTTCAGCTATTCGGCGCGCGGACCCGGTGAGCGGGACGATGGCACCCTTGCCCCCACCGCACTGCTCGGCTCAATGCCGTTTGCGCCGGAAATCATCGAGCCAACGGTTCAGGCGATGTATTTCCGCTATGGCGAACAGCTGTACGACAAATACGGCTTTCTGGACGCCTTCAACCTCACCATCACGCGGCGGCCGCCGGAACCGTTCAAGCATGGCGAACTGCGTCCCGGCCTTGGCTGGGTGGACAAGGATTATCTGGGCATCGATCAGGGGCCGATCGTGGCCATGATCGAAAACCATCGCAGCGGGCTTGTCTGGGAAACCATGAAGAAGAACCCGCATATCCGCCGCGGCCTGCAGCGGGCGGGCTTTACCGGGGGCTGGCTGAGCGCCTAG
- a CDS encoding carboxypeptidase regulatory-like domain-containing protein, translating into MRQSSAIRLLLASATALTGSVTLVAPVAAQTTTASIRGVVTDASGAPVSGATVRIVSTGTNRAQTATTNASGGYILNGVRPDTYRITVTGPNGETFERVIGVGVGQAATVDAQLGAAAAPADDAAAAAEPTTGEDIVVTGSRLRETRTSEIATNISQDQIRVLPQTDRNFLSFAALAPGVRYNDSETDKSFSSGASPAAQVNVFIDGLSLKNKVREGGVAGQQNSRGNPFGQLAVQEFRVITQNYKAEYEQAGAAIITAVTKSGTNEFHGEIFGQYTDRSLSETSFLDRRRGNAKPAFERKQYGASLGGPIVKDRLFFFVAYEGNDQDRAFNVRSTGAPDAITEFENFSGRQIEEFEGAFVSPFRSDFYFGKLTLTPDDNQIFDLSFSRRQESDIQGFGGNTAFEYAENKRNLVDTYQFKWTYNGDDFVNEFNASYLNYEFNPTSLNPDLASFDYQGVLLFGGKDSTRRELQQGYNIRNDFTYTGLAGHAIKFGARVEVTDISFDNQAYIQPRYFFRREPNNNLNFAFPAEALLGLGSGLIDASNTQVGLYLQDDWDITDRLQLNLGVRWDYETNGFNNEYRTPAAAAAALRAVPANAYFDPENYITDGNDRKPFAGAIQPRVGFSWDIKGDRSTVIFGGAGRYYDRNNFNNTVDELSRTINPIGRFRFSADGANRDGQPTIRWNPSYLTRDGLQALINANPQVGLPELFAVKNDSRPPVNDQFSFGVRQRIGVFEASVTGSYQRGRNGYTNLFATRNNGGLGGCCDGTVLSAVRAAGYSNVLIGFDGLDTRYKALYFTLDKNYTETSGWGLNIAYTLGKAEKNGGDLFSLDQITPDAYGWRASPGDERHRVVISGIVDLPLGFQFSTLTTLGSGQAYQVVDGTNGGSVGFNEFTARYPEKNCIAGVFAFCEVNVTLAKNFAIFGREDNFNIAVDVLNVFNNNNFSGFDGFFNNTINPATGQVTDPLLPANADNAANLLTLPRRVQFRLGYRF; encoded by the coding sequence ATGCGTCAATCATCAGCTATCCGTCTGTTGCTGGCCAGCGCGACCGCGCTGACCGGTTCCGTCACGCTGGTCGCGCCCGTTGCGGCGCAGACCACGACCGCATCGATCCGCGGCGTCGTCACCGATGCCAGCGGCGCACCGGTATCCGGTGCAACCGTCCGCATCGTCAGCACGGGCACCAATCGCGCGCAGACCGCGACGACGAACGCCAGCGGCGGCTACATCCTGAACGGCGTGCGGCCCGACACCTATCGTATCACTGTAACCGGTCCCAACGGCGAGACGTTCGAGCGCGTGATCGGTGTGGGCGTGGGTCAGGCCGCGACGGTCGATGCCCAGCTCGGGGCAGCAGCCGCCCCCGCCGATGATGCCGCCGCAGCGGCCGAACCGACCACGGGCGAGGACATCGTCGTCACCGGCTCGCGGCTTCGCGAAACGCGGACCAGCGAAATCGCCACCAACATCAGCCAGGACCAGATCCGCGTCCTGCCGCAGACGGACCGCAACTTCCTGAGCTTTGCGGCGCTCGCGCCCGGCGTGCGCTACAATGACAGCGAAACCGACAAGAGCTTTTCGTCCGGCGCATCGCCCGCGGCACAGGTCAACGTGTTCATCGACGGCCTCAGCCTGAAGAACAAGGTGCGCGAAGGCGGCGTCGCTGGTCAGCAGAACAGCCGGGGCAATCCCTTCGGCCAGCTTGCGGTGCAGGAATTCCGCGTCATCACGCAGAACTACAAGGCGGAATATGAACAGGCCGGCGCGGCGATCATCACGGCGGTCACCAAATCCGGCACCAACGAATTCCATGGCGAAATCTTTGGCCAGTATACCGACCGGTCGCTGTCGGAGACGAGCTTCCTCGACCGGCGTCGAGGCAACGCCAAACCCGCATTCGAGCGCAAGCAATATGGCGCCTCGCTGGGCGGCCCGATCGTCAAGGACCGATTGTTCTTCTTCGTTGCCTATGAAGGCAATGATCAGGACCGCGCCTTCAACGTCCGTTCGACCGGCGCGCCCGATGCCATCACGGAATTCGAAAACTTTTCCGGTCGCCAGATCGAAGAGTTCGAGGGCGCGTTCGTCAGCCCGTTCCGCAGCGATTTCTATTTCGGCAAGCTGACCCTGACGCCCGACGATAACCAGATCTTCGACCTGTCGTTCAGCCGTCGCCAGGAAAGCGACATTCAGGGTTTCGGCGGCAACACCGCGTTCGAATATGCCGAAAACAAGCGCAACCTCGTCGATACCTATCAGTTCAAGTGGACCTATAACGGCGACGATTTCGTCAACGAATTCAACGCCAGCTATCTGAACTACGAATTCAACCCGACGTCGCTGAACCCCGATCTGGCCTCGTTCGACTATCAGGGCGTGCTGCTGTTCGGCGGCAAGGATTCGACCCGGCGCGAGCTGCAACAGGGTTACAATATCCGCAACGACTTCACCTATACCGGCCTGGCCGGCCACGCGATCAAGTTCGGTGCGCGTGTCGAGGTGACGGACATCAGCTTCGATAATCAGGCGTATATCCAGCCGCGCTACTTCTTCCGCCGCGAACCCAACAACAATCTGAACTTTGCCTTTCCGGCCGAAGCGTTGCTGGGCCTCGGCTCCGGGCTGATCGATGCGTCGAACACACAGGTCGGCCTGTATCTGCAGGATGACTGGGACATCACCGATCGCCTTCAGCTGAACCTGGGCGTCCGCTGGGATTACGAAACCAACGGCTTCAACAACGAATATCGCACGCCTGCCGCCGCTGCCGCCGCGCTGCGTGCCGTGCCCGCGAACGCCTATTTCGACCCCGAAAACTACATCACCGACGGTAACGACCGCAAACCGTTCGCCGGTGCGATCCAGCCGCGCGTCGGCTTTTCCTGGGACATCAAGGGCGACCGCAGCACGGTGATCTTCGGCGGTGCAGGCCGCTATTATGACCGCAACAATTTCAACAACACGGTCGATGAACTGTCGCGCACGATCAACCCGATCGGCCGCTTCCGGTTTTCCGCGGACGGTGCGAACCGCGATGGTCAGCCGACGATCCGGTGGAACCCGTCCTATCTGACGCGTGATGGGCTTCAGGCACTGATCAACGCCAATCCGCAGGTCGGCCTGCCGGAATTGTTCGCGGTAAAGAACGATTCCCGCCCGCCAGTGAACGACCAGTTCTCGTTTGGCGTGCGTCAGCGGATCGGCGTGTTCGAAGCGTCGGTGACCGGTTCGTATCAGCGCGGCCGCAATGGCTACACCAACCTGTTCGCCACGCGGAACAACGGCGGGCTTGGCGGCTGCTGCGATGGCACGGTGCTGTCGGCGGTTCGAGCCGCCGGATATTCCAACGTGCTGATCGGCTTTGACGGGCTCGATACCCGGTACAAGGCGCTCTATTTCACGCTCGACAAGAACTATACCGAAACGTCGGGCTGGGGCCTCAACATCGCCTACACGCTGGGCAAGGCCGAAAAGAATGGCGGCGATCTGTTCAGCCTCGATCAGATCACGCCGGATGCCTATGGCTGGCGCGCGTCGCCGGGCGACGAGCGGCACCGGGTCGTCATTTCGGGCATCGTCGATCTGCCGCTGGGCTTCCAGTTCTCGACCCTGACCACGCTGGGTTCGGGTCAGGCGTATCAGGTGGTGGACGGTACCAATGGCGGGTCGGTCGGGTTCAACGAATTCACCGCGCGTTACCCGGAAAAGAACTGCATCGCCGGGGTCTTCGCCTTCTGCGAAGTCAACGTCACGCTGGCCAAGAACTTCGCGATCTTTGGCAGGGAGGACAATTTCAACATCGCGGTCGATGTGCTGAACGTGTTCAACAACAACAATTTCAGCGGCTTTGACGGCTTTTTCAACAACACGATCAACCCGGCCACCGGTCAGGTCACTGATCCGCTGCTGCCCGCCAATGCGGACAATGCAGCGAACCTGCTGACCCTGCCGCGCAGGGTCCAGTTCAGGCTTGGCTATCGCTTCTGA
- a CDS encoding LacI family DNA-binding transcriptional regulator, with amino-acid sequence MTQATIRDVAREAGVSVASVSRVLNRLPNVRPELKDKVETAARRLSYVPHAGARGLSLSRTGTVGVVLPDLHGEFFSEMLRGMDREASARGMHLLLSNMHADPLHGIDAMRSMRGRVDGLVVMAPHVDPDLLFAHLPANVPAVLLNCPDNRQGRMELRIDNAAGARTMVDHLIGTGRRAIVHIAGPRGNIEAEHRAQGYRQAMASAGLPAIILPGNFDEDSGRAAVATMAARQIAADAVFAANDMMAIGAMVALRDAGMDVPRKIAVAGFDNIPLARLISPGLTTMAVDIADIGARAINRLSTILSGETVPLTELRSPSLIIRASTQSSSQ; translated from the coding sequence ATGACCCAGGCGACGATCAGGGATGTGGCGCGCGAGGCGGGTGTTTCCGTCGCGTCGGTGTCGCGCGTCCTCAATCGCCTGCCCAATGTGCGCCCTGAACTGAAGGACAAGGTGGAGACTGCGGCCCGGCGCCTTAGCTATGTTCCCCATGCCGGTGCACGCGGCCTCAGCTTGTCCCGCACGGGCACGGTCGGCGTCGTCCTGCCCGACCTGCACGGCGAGTTCTTTTCCGAAATGCTGCGCGGCATGGACCGTGAGGCGTCGGCGCGGGGGATGCACCTGTTGCTGTCCAACATGCACGCCGATCCGCTGCACGGGATCGACGCGATGCGCAGCATGCGCGGGCGCGTCGACGGGCTGGTCGTCATGGCGCCGCACGTGGATCCCGACCTGTTGTTCGCGCATCTGCCCGCCAATGTCCCCGCCGTGCTGCTCAACTGTCCCGACAACCGGCAGGGCAGGATGGAATTGCGGATCGACAATGCAGCCGGCGCGCGCACCATGGTCGATCACCTGATCGGAACGGGCCGCCGCGCGATCGTTCACATCGCCGGCCCACGCGGGAATATCGAGGCGGAACACCGCGCTCAGGGCTATCGCCAGGCAATGGCCTCGGCCGGATTGCCCGCCATCATCCTGCCCGGGAATTTCGACGAGGATTCGGGCCGGGCTGCGGTCGCAACGATGGCCGCGCGCCAGATCGCGGCCGATGCGGTCTTTGCCGCCAACGACATGATGGCCATCGGCGCGATGGTGGCGCTGCGCGATGCGGGCATGGATGTGCCGCGCAAGATCGCGGTTGCAGGGTTCGACAATATCCCGCTTGCCCGGCTGATCAGTCCGGGCCTGACGACGATGGCGGTGGACATTGCCGACATCGGCGCCCGGGCCATCAACCGCCTGTCGACAATATTGTCCGGAGAAACCGTTCCGCTGACGGAACTTCGTAGCCCCAGCCTCATTATCAGGGCCAGTACCCAGTCCTCATCACAGTAA
- a CDS encoding glycoside hydrolase family 3 N-terminal domain-containing protein encodes MDRTPRISRRAMMIGAGAVAAWVSSPARALMQNAAADSLSPRLRALIASMTVEEKAGQVTLMAAAWAGSAANALNPTKGGANYQQQLDEVRRGRIGGVFNGNGAEMARQMQQAAVRDSRLKVPLIFAADVIHGFRTVFPMPLAEAGSFDPDLAERTSRIAAVEATAAGIDWNFAPMVDIARDQRWGRGVEGAGEDILLGKLMADARVRGFQGRRGLSADDAMAACAKHFAAYGAAEGGLDYNSVDVSERTLREVYFPPFQAAFDAGAATVMAAFNELSGVPATANPWLLSDVLRKEWAFGGLVVSDYTGDFELIDHGFAADEREAAKLAFLAGVDMSMQSGFYIKHLPDLVASGEVPMARLDEAVGRVLALKQLLGLFDDPFRRIDPRREKTRVRTKAHLAVAREAARRSIVLLKNDGDLLPLPRSGKRIALIGPFVQGQRELIGPWNVYGSDAEAVDLLTGVRALVSDPALVTAVDGSGIEEPLAGGIEAAVAAANAADIVVLAIGESQRMSGEAQSRTDIGIPAPQMALAEAVAATGKPVVVLLRHGRGLALAGAVKDAPAILATWFLGSMSGPATADILFGVEGPSARLPVSFPHATGQQPYHYAHKNTGRPNPPGPRQDYKAHYREAPNAALYPFGHGLTYGRIEYSAMEGAGSTLTAGGMIKVAATIANTGTRDAVEVVQLYVHDITASITRPVRELKAFQRVPLKPGERRRVEFTLRREDLTFVGLDLKPTVEPGRFRLWIAPSAQAEGVSGEFTLA; translated from the coding sequence ATGGATCGCACCCCCCGAATCAGCCGCCGCGCGATGATGATCGGCGCTGGCGCGGTCGCGGCATGGGTTTCCTCGCCCGCCCGTGCGCTGATGCAGAATGCGGCCGCCGATTCCCTGTCCCCCCGGCTCCGCGCGCTGATCGCCAGCATGACGGTGGAGGAAAAAGCGGGACAGGTGACGCTGATGGCAGCCGCCTGGGCGGGCAGCGCCGCGAACGCGCTGAACCCGACCAAGGGCGGGGCCAATTATCAGCAGCAGCTGGACGAGGTACGGCGCGGCCGTATCGGCGGGGTGTTCAACGGCAATGGCGCGGAAATGGCGCGCCAGATGCAGCAGGCGGCGGTGCGCGATTCCCGGTTGAAGGTGCCGCTGATCTTTGCCGCCGATGTCATTCACGGCTTTCGAACCGTGTTCCCCATGCCGCTGGCCGAGGCGGGCAGTTTCGATCCCGACCTAGCTGAACGGACGTCCCGGATCGCGGCGGTCGAGGCGACGGCGGCAGGCATCGACTGGAATTTCGCGCCGATGGTCGACATTGCGCGCGATCAGCGTTGGGGACGCGGCGTCGAGGGGGCTGGCGAGGACATTCTGCTCGGCAAGCTAATGGCGGATGCGCGGGTGCGGGGATTTCAGGGGCGTCGCGGCCTTTCCGCCGATGATGCAATGGCCGCCTGTGCCAAGCATTTTGCCGCCTATGGCGCGGCAGAGGGCGGGCTGGATTACAACAGCGTCGACGTGTCCGAACGGACGCTGCGCGAGGTGTATTTTCCGCCGTTTCAGGCCGCGTTCGATGCCGGGGCAGCGACCGTGATGGCGGCATTCAACGAACTGTCCGGCGTGCCGGCCACTGCCAATCCCTGGCTTCTGTCCGACGTGCTGCGCAAGGAATGGGCATTCGGCGGCCTGGTCGTATCCGATTACACCGGCGATTTCGAACTGATCGATCATGGCTTTGCCGCCGATGAGCGCGAGGCGGCAAAGCTCGCCTTTCTGGCGGGCGTCGATATGTCGATGCAGTCCGGTTTCTACATCAAGCATCTGCCCGACCTGGTCGCATCGGGCGAAGTGCCGATGGCGCGGCTGGATGAAGCGGTCGGCCGGGTGCTGGCGCTGAAGCAGCTGCTGGGCCTGTTCGACGATCCGTTCCGCCGCATCGACCCGCGCCGGGAAAAGACGCGGGTGCGCACCAAGGCGCATCTGGCCGTCGCGCGGGAGGCGGCGCGCCGTTCGATCGTCCTTTTGAAGAATGACGGCGACCTGTTGCCGCTGCCGCGATCGGGCAAGCGCATCGCCCTGATCGGCCCGTTTGTTCAGGGTCAGCGCGAGTTGATCGGGCCGTGGAACGTCTATGGCTCGGATGCAGAGGCGGTCGATCTGCTGACCGGCGTTCGCGCGCTGGTGAGCGATCCGGCGCTGGTCACCGCCGTCGACGGATCGGGGATCGAAGAGCCGCTGGCCGGCGGGATCGAGGCGGCGGTCGCCGCCGCCAACGCGGCCGATATCGTTGTGCTAGCGATCGGGGAAAGCCAGCGCATGTCCGGTGAGGCGCAGTCCCGCACCGATATCGGCATCCCCGCGCCGCAAATGGCGCTGGCCGAGGCTGTGGCCGCAACGGGCAAGCCGGTCGTCGTCCTGCTTCGCCATGGCCGCGGGCTGGCGCTGGCGGGCGCGGTCAAGGACGCCCCGGCGATCCTTGCCACCTGGTTTCTGGGGTCGATGTCCGGTCCGGCGACGGCCGACATCCTGTTCGGGGTGGAGGGGCCGTCGGCCCGCCTGCCGGTCAGCTTTCCCCATGCCACTGGTCAGCAGCCCTATCATTATGCGCACAAGAATACCGGGCGACCCAATCCGCCCGGTCCGCGTCAGGATTACAAGGCGCATTACCGGGAGGCACCCAATGCCGCGCTCTATCCGTTCGGCCATGGCCTGACTTATGGCCGCATCGAATATTCCGCCATGGAGGGGGCGGGCAGCACGCTGACCGCTGGCGGCATGATCAAGGTCGCGGCGACCATCGCCAATACCGGCACCCGTGACGCGGTGGAGGTGGTGCAGCTGTATGTCCACGACATTACCGCCAGCATCACCCGTCCGGTCCGCGAACTGAAGGCGTTTCAGCGCGTGCCTCTCAAGCCCGGCGAGCGCCGCCGCGTCGAATTCACACTGCGGCGGGAGGACCTGACCTTTGTCGGCCTCGACCTGAAACCCACGGTGGAGCCGGGCCGTTTCCGGCTGTGGATCGCCCCTTCGGCTCAGGCAGAGGGCGTGTCCGGCGAATTCACGCTGGCCTGA
- a CDS encoding MFS transporter produces the protein MVPPPPPRHPARSILFGSGDFGFNLYWQALSLFLLFFYTDRLGLSPEVAGSVMAAGAVMDGAADLAIGIAVDRWRIRYRRIVAIMALPLGLSFILIFAEGLGGGIGAILAAHLLFRLLYAVVNLPYAAWSVRVSHASADRTLMSGARMAFGAASAVTVALAMPGLGNGYTGTAILFAGAATAILLMVALFVPEQQIEAQSAGPRSVRLDLMTLIGNRAFITLTLAALAATVAGAIIGHSVLYFFTHSLAAPEAGQQALAMMGVVGAVTVPPWTALALRMGARATWLGAAALGIVAAVLFALVPGVGVTAALLFLGAMQTALSGFHLSAWAMLPDAVDHGADATGHRVEATAFSVFMLAQKLGLGLAALLLGAVYAAWGYRGGTPGPAARDAIQWLMIAGPAIAIALGAAAMLANPLRGRQASVNSPDTPSA, from the coding sequence ATGGTCCCGCCCCCGCCCCCCCGGCATCCGGCCCGATCGATCCTGTTCGGTTCAGGCGATTTCGGCTTCAACCTCTATTGGCAGGCGCTCAGCCTGTTCCTTCTGTTCTTCTACACCGACCGGCTGGGGCTTTCGCCGGAGGTTGCCGGATCGGTGATGGCTGCGGGCGCAGTGATGGACGGTGCGGCCGATCTGGCCATCGGCATTGCGGTCGATCGCTGGCGCATCCGATATCGACGCATCGTGGCGATCATGGCCCTGCCGCTCGGCCTGTCGTTCATCCTGATCTTTGCCGAGGGGCTGGGCGGCGGTATCGGCGCCATTCTGGCCGCTCACCTCCTGTTCCGGCTGCTCTATGCCGTCGTCAACCTGCCCTATGCCGCCTGGTCGGTGCGGGTCAGCCATGCCAGCGCGGACCGGACGCTGATGTCGGGTGCCCGGATGGCATTCGGCGCGGCGAGCGCGGTGACCGTTGCGCTGGCCATGCCGGGCCTGGGCAATGGCTATACCGGAACGGCCATCCTGTTTGCCGGTGCGGCCACCGCCATCCTGCTGATGGTCGCCCTGTTCGTACCGGAACAGCAGATCGAGGCGCAGTCGGCCGGCCCCCGATCCGTCCGGCTGGATCTGATGACGCTGATCGGCAATCGCGCCTTCATCACCCTGACCCTGGCCGCACTGGCTGCAACGGTGGCGGGTGCAATCATCGGCCATTCGGTCCTGTATTTCTTCACCCACAGTCTGGCCGCACCAGAGGCGGGGCAACAGGCACTGGCGATGATGGGCGTTGTCGGCGCGGTGACCGTGCCGCCCTGGACGGCACTGGCATTGCGGATGGGCGCGCGGGCCACCTGGCTGGGCGCAGCGGCGCTGGGCATCGTGGCGGCCGTGTTGTTCGCGCTGGTCCCCGGTGTCGGCGTCACCGCGGCCCTGCTGTTCCTGGGCGCCATGCAGACAGCGCTCAGCGGCTTTCACCTGTCCGCCTGGGCCATGCTGCCCGACGCGGTGGATCACGGTGCCGACGCGACCGGCCACCGGGTCGAAGCGACGGCGTTCAGCGTGTTCATGCTGGCGCAAAAACTGGGCCTGGGCCTGGCCGCGCTGTTGCTGGGCGCCGTCTATGCCGCATGGGGGTATCGCGGCGGGACGCCGGGACCGGCCGCACGCGATGCCATCCAATGGCTGATGATCGCCGGCCCCGCCATCGCCATCGCGCTGGGCGCGGCGGCGATGCTGGCCAATCCGCTGCGCGGGCGTCAGGCCAGCGTGAATTCGCCGGACACGCCCTCTGCCTGA